From the genome of Thermoflexus hugenholtzii JAD2:
TCCGCCTTGCGGCCGGCGCGGAGGGCCTCGGCGACCTGCGGGATGGTCATTGTTTTGCGGAGCGTGTATTCCCCTGCCTGGATCTCCCGGTCCAGGCCGTGATAGCGCACATAAGCCCGGAAGAGGAAGGCGTCCTGGATCAGGCCAGCCTCCTCCAGGGCCTGGGCGACCTCGGTCACGGACTGGCCGGGCTGGATGACGAAGGTCACCGGGGTGGGATCACTGCCGGCGGGCTGTTGCAAGTCGTCCCGGCGCAGGAACAGGTAAAGGCCTAACCCCCAGTCCAGGGGGGAGCCCGAGAGGGTGGGACCGGCGCCTGCGTCCGGGCGTCCGAGGCGGGGGAGGAGGGCGGCTCCCAGGGCGCCGCAGAAGAACACCACAGTCCCGATCATCAGGAGCCATCGCCAAAGGGAGCGGGAAGCACGTCGTCGGGCCATGCGGGCTTCACTCCGAGGGGGGATCTTCGCGGGGCTCAGGGGCCCGCTGCGCTTCCAGGTAATCCTGTAAGATCACCGCCGCTGCCTCGGCGTCCAGGGGCTCCCGGCGTCGGGCGCCCCGCAGGGCCCGATAGGCGGCGGCGGTGACGGTGGAGAGGCGCTCGTCCCACAGCACCACCGGGACGGGCAGCCGCCGGGCCAGGGCTTCGGCCTCCCGGCGGACCCACTGGGCCTGAGGCCCCTCCGCGCCCGAGAGGCTGCGGGGGAGGCCGATGACGATCTTTTCCACCTCATGCTCGGTGATCAGGCGGCGCAGGGCTTCCACCACAGCCCGCCGGGAGGTGCGCGGGAGGATAGTCAGGGGGCGGGCGATGGTGCGGGTGGGGTCGCTGAGGGCGACCCCGATGCGTTTCTCCCCGAGATCCAGGGCCATCACCCGTCCCATCCGGCCGGCTCCATGGGCAGGGGAGGCTGG
Proteins encoded in this window:
- the ruvX gene encoding Holliday junction resolvase RuvX, which encodes MGRVMALDLGEKRIGVALSDPTRTIARPLTILPRTSRRAVVEALRRLITEHEVEKIVIGLPRSLSGAEGPQAQWVRREAEALARRLPVPVVLWDERLSTVTAAAYRALRGARRREPLDAEAAAVILQDYLEAQRAPEPREDPPSE